A genomic region of Scyliorhinus canicula chromosome 4, sScyCan1.1, whole genome shotgun sequence contains the following coding sequences:
- the LOC119964187 gene encoding uncharacterized protein LOC119964187 translates to MVSEINLKTENEKAFCIEGKRASLPVESEIPSHTQQAESSSTGIPATELIPVAPVPCGSETNQKNDNASVGTASEMKVDVADKAQIEAPSILLQSNNVSFNDQDIDCPTNCSKKSGETDASWTFSPDDNIIEPVVGKALGDTNSSQCKTSEQKKEMTQELADTEEFQCCSSWRGCCTTFACGLLAVGMVIFSPLICAWVFLYEIFSCVCKSKDPSPA, encoded by the coding sequence ATGGTATCTGAAATAAACCTGAAAACGGAGAATGAGAAAGCTTTCTGTATTGAAGGAAAGAGAGCGAGTTTACCTGTGGAGAGTGAAATACCATCCCACACCCAACAAGCTGAATCCAGTTCAACAGGCATACCTGCTACTGAACTCATACCTGTTGCTCCGGTTCCTTGTGGCAGTGAAACAAATCAGAAGAATGACAATGCTTCTGTGGGAACTGCATCCGAGATGAAAGTAGATGTTGCTGATAAGGCCCAAATTGAAGCTCCCTCTATCTTGCTCCAGAGTAATAATGTTTCATTTAATGATCAGGACATTGACTGTCCAACAAACTGCAGCAAAAAAAGTGGTGAAACCGATGCCTCGTGGACTTTCTCTCCAGACGATAACATCATTGAACCGGTTGTAGGAAAAGCATTGGGAGATACAAACAGCAGCCAGTGCAAGACATCAGAGCAGAAAAAAGAGATGACACAAGAACTGGCTGACACCGAGGAGTTCCAATGCTGTAGTAGTTGGAGAGGTTGCTGTACAACATTCGCCTGTGGCCTTCTCGCTGTGGGCATGGTGATCTTCTCACCACTAATATGTGCTTGGGTTTTTTTGTATGAAATTTTTAGTTGTGTATGCAAAAGTAAGGATCCCAGTCCTGCTTAA